Proteins from a single region of Bacteroidia bacterium:
- a CDS encoding GxxExxY protein: MDYLPLTEQLEDLGKKIVDSAFTVHKTLGPGLLEKVYEVCFCHELKKRNISFLRQVDIPIVYEGIRFEEGLRLDVLVDNSIICELKAVDEMNPVWEAQILSHLKLTDKRLGYLINFNVKNIGMGIHRYIN; encoded by the coding sequence ATGGATTATCTTCCTCTAACAGAACAACTCGAAGATCTTGGAAAAAAGATTGTTGACAGTGCTTTTACTGTTCACAAAACTTTAGGTCCCGGTTTGTTAGAAAAAGTATATGAAGTTTGTTTTTGTCATGAATTAAAGAAAAGAAACATTTCATTTCTTCGTCAAGTTGATATTCCTATTGTTTATGAAGGAATCAGATTTGAAGAAGGTTTACGATTAGATGTTTTGGTAGATAATTCAATAATTTGTGAACTTAAAGCAGTTGATGAAATGAATCCTGTTTGGGAAGCTCAAATTCTAAGTCATTTAAAATTAACAGATAAAAGACTTGGTTATTTGATTAACTTTAATGTTAAAAATATTGGAATGGGAATTCATCGTTACATTAATTAA